A single region of the Zootoca vivipara chromosome 2, rZooViv1.1, whole genome shotgun sequence genome encodes:
- the CDC25C gene encoding M-phase inducer phosphatase 3 encodes MSKNLSPIEADASHLCLEFRSRCRMIMFQDPEFSLPFNPDIPLTPISGLTRGFRTFSTLTGDTPRRCLDLSNLSNGEEETAFNFNQSPGQKGSMGLQNKLHSGRQCSQLLQSQVLCSTPDTPSCFQHISRVISSPSMNKENEGSPFKHPGWSMPKSLLFWKKPPDAQLTYATTLEAGDLEEYEMEDLGSPISAVTPPGMPESLSGFPELCPEQEETEVSMNKTRLFRSPSLPEKLNRPVLKKAAKSQDEDEAPIKVKQKHIPTQEEPDEVMHLKKAASLSEMEIVRALDQDHSFRQLIGDFSCVYSLPTVAGRHQDLKYITSDTMAALLQGQFQSLIEKFYIIDCRYPYEYDGGHIKGALNIPGADDLFESFLRKPLLSPTPQKRLILVFHCEYSSERGPKMCRYLREEDRAMNEYPALHYPELYVLQGGYKDFFIEYKELCEPQSYCPMCHQDFKAEMLTFRTRSKTWAGDRRWRGQVARLMKP; translated from the exons ATGTCTAAGAACCTTTCCCCCATAGAGGCTGATGCTTCCCATTTGTGTCTTGAGTTCCGATCCAGATGCAGGATGATTATGTTCCAAGATCCTGAGTTCTCACTACCCTTTAATCCAGATATACCTCTTACCCCAATCTCTGGCCTAACTCGGGGTTTCAGGACCTTTAGCACATTAACCGG GGATACACCAAGACGCTGCCTAGATCTATCCAATCTCAGCAATGGTGAAGAGGAAACTGCCTTCAACTTCAACCAGTCCCCAG GTCAGAAGGGTTCAATGGGACTCCAGAATAAGCT ACATTCAGGGAGGCAGTGTTCACAATTGCTGCAG TCCCAGGTACTGTGCagcacaccagacactccaaGCTGCTTCCAGCACATTAGCAGGGTGATCAGCAGTCCTTCCATGAACAAAGAGAAT GAGGGTAGCCCTTTTAAGCACCCAGGGTGGAGCATGCCCAAATCCCTGCTGTTCTGGAAAAAACCACCAGATGCACAGCTGACCTATGCTACTACGCTG GAAGCAGGTGATCTAGAGGAGTATGAGATGGAAGATCTTGGCAGCCCAATTTCTGCAGTGACACCACCAGGAATGCCAGAGTCCTTGAGTGGCTTTCCAGAACTCTGCCCTGAACAGGAAGAGACTGAG GTCTCTATGAACAAGACTCGACTCTTCCGATCCCCATCACTGCCAGAGAAACTGAACAGACCCGTACTGAAGAAGGCAGCAAAGAGCCAAGATGAAGACGAAGCGCCCATCAAGGTGAAACAGAAGCACATCCCAACCCAAGAGGAGCCGGATGAG GTAATGCATTTGAAGAAGGCAGCCTCCCTTTCTGAAATGGAGATTGTCAGAGCACTGGATCAAGACCACAGCTTCAGGCAGCTGATTGGAGATTTCTCCTGT GTGTATTCACTGCCAACAGTAGCAGGAAGGCATCAGGACCTGAAATACATCACTTCAGATACC ATGGCTGCTCTGCTCCAAGGCCAGTTCCAAAGCCTTATAGAGAAGTTCTACATTATTGACTGTCGCTACCCCTATGAATATGACGGGGGACATATCAAG GGGGCTCTGAATATCCCCGGGGCAGATGATCTGTTTGAATCCTTCCTGAGAAAGCCTCTACTCTCGCCAACGCCTCAGAAGCGCCTCATCCTTGTTTTCCACTGTGAATATTCCTCAGAGAGGGGCCCAAAGAT GTGTCGCTATCTGAGGGAAGAAGACAGAGCCATGAATGAGTATCCTGCGCTGCACTATCCTGAACTGTATGTCCTTCAGGGTGGCTATAAGGACTTCTTCATCGAATACAAG